The Sulfurihydrogenibium sp. YO3AOP1 genome has a window encoding:
- a CDS encoding efflux RND transporter permease subunit: MLKWYISKPHLIFSILIAFAFMGIIGFFSMPRDLFPPADRPQIAVVVQEPGATAKYIADHTASIIERQLYTISGIRRVYSTSNDGFCTVIAEFHYSKPLAEAKTDVANALSKVQNLLPKDILPPQIYEITSYTPPVMVLIVSPKKDSHPSLEDVRYIAENQIKNEILRTNAVANVDVFGGYTKEVHIQIDNAKLSSYGLSPQDIINAIQKSNNDMPLGIMINKDTQNTFILKTEAKSLDELKNIQITKDVKLSDVAKVEFGIKPPTAMYQGNGKEGIALAIQRPYGGAVLSTISAVEEVLPKIKAQFPQLNIDISDTQKELVKQSNENMLEALRDAIIFTSLVIFLFLANLRMTIIAGLSIPFVYLATIAFMWLFGIGFNTVSLTGVILALGMLVDDAIVILENIERHLFELKKSPVEAAIDGTKEVMLVVFGGTVATAAVIFPMLFVGDFPEKIFRPLAGTLLIAILVSYVVSITLIPILAIKFLKNADKKSAWELKINQLMLAWLNPLKNIYTDWIKTLIHKKKIRPLAVLPLTVLFVISLKLIPFTGRDLMPPMDTGIVKANVVFNSNTSIWQVNQEVKKIQDYIYSLGNVKRVSVAIGTEPGVLTISGGTPQTASFTITFVNRFERKETIWQLEDKIRDYIHTLPNVKYTDVYDYGATALSSIKANLDTTLYSDNLEALNKTGNTILEIANNTPGLKSASKSWDMDKIEYEFKIDKQKTALYNTTPYDVAVQVSAGLQGQISSVLTIPNETGFLIRVILSQEQRSYIDQFKSYLIKTPKGFVPLEALGEFTQKAEPTIITRQALDYTQDVYGYRGTNAISHIMENFQKEFEKYAKTHPGFPLPNIKIEQTGDIQQMMDSMGRMFKAILIGLVILYLVLAAVFKSWKDPVAIMLAIPLSVIGGSWSLLIADKHMCLPAIMGFILLAGIIVKNSILIIEFIKTYREKGYSKEEAILESVNIRTRPVMMTAFGTAVGMIPIALEWAIGLERLSPLAVVAIGGLIVGTFLSLVYVPFFYYLIDRGEKNEKTANT; the protein is encoded by the coding sequence ATGGTATATATCTAAACCTCACCTTATATTTTCAATTTTAATTGCTTTTGCTTTTATGGGAATTATCGGATTTTTTTCTATGCCAAGGGATTTATTTCCACCGGCTGATAGACCTCAAATAGCAGTAGTAGTTCAAGAGCCGGGAGCAACTGCAAAATACATAGCAGACCATACAGCATCTATTATTGAAAGGCAGCTTTATACTATAAGCGGTATAAGAAGAGTATATTCAACATCAAACGATGGATTTTGTACAGTTATAGCAGAATTTCATTATTCTAAGCCATTAGCAGAGGCAAAAACAGACGTAGCCAATGCTCTTAGCAAAGTCCAAAACTTACTTCCAAAGGATATATTGCCACCACAGATTTATGAAATAACATCTTACACACCACCTGTAATGGTTTTAATTGTAAGTCCTAAGAAAGATTCGCACCCGTCTTTGGAAGATGTAAGGTATATAGCAGAAAATCAGATTAAAAATGAAATACTTAGAACAAATGCAGTAGCAAATGTAGATGTTTTTGGAGGCTATACAAAAGAAGTACATATTCAAATAGACAATGCTAAGTTAAGCTCTTATGGATTATCTCCTCAGGATATAATCAATGCTATCCAAAAATCAAACAATGATATGCCACTTGGAATAATGATTAACAAAGATACACAAAACACGTTTATCTTAAAAACAGAGGCAAAAAGCTTAGATGAACTAAAAAACATTCAGATAACAAAAGATGTTAAGCTTAGCGATGTTGCAAAAGTAGAGTTTGGTATCAAACCACCTACTGCAATGTATCAAGGAAATGGAAAAGAAGGAATAGCTCTTGCAATTCAAAGACCTTACGGTGGAGCTGTTTTAAGTACAATTTCAGCAGTTGAAGAGGTTCTGCCAAAAATAAAAGCTCAATTTCCACAGTTAAATATAGATATATCAGATACACAAAAAGAGTTGGTTAAACAAAGTAATGAAAATATGCTTGAGGCTTTAAGAGATGCAATAATCTTTACATCTTTGGTAATCTTTTTATTCTTGGCAAATCTAAGAATGACTATAATCGCAGGTTTATCAATACCTTTTGTTTATTTGGCCACCATAGCCTTTATGTGGCTTTTTGGTATAGGATTTAACACAGTTTCTTTGACAGGTGTAATCTTAGCTCTTGGTATGCTTGTTGATGATGCGATAGTTATTTTAGAGAATATAGAAAGACATCTATTTGAATTAAAAAAATCGCCTGTTGAAGCTGCAATAGATGGAACAAAAGAAGTTATGCTTGTTGTTTTTGGTGGCACTGTTGCAACTGCTGCTGTCATATTTCCGATGTTATTTGTTGGAGACTTTCCAGAAAAAATATTTAGACCATTGGCAGGTACACTTTTAATTGCTATCCTTGTATCTTACGTTGTTTCAATCACTTTAATTCCAATTTTAGCAATCAAGTTTTTGAAAAATGCAGATAAAAAATCAGCTTGGGAGCTTAAAATCAATCAACTTATGCTAGCATGGCTAAATCCTTTAAAAAATATTTACACAGATTGGATAAAAACGTTGATTCACAAAAAGAAAATAAGACCTCTTGCCGTTTTACCTCTTACAGTGCTGTTTGTTATAAGTTTAAAACTTATTCCTTTTACAGGAAGAGATTTAATGCCACCGATGGATACAGGAATTGTTAAGGCAAACGTTGTTTTTAACAGTAATACATCTATTTGGCAGGTAAATCAGGAAGTTAAAAAAATTCAAGATTATATTTACTCTCTTGGAAATGTAAAAAGAGTTTCTGTCGCAATAGGAACTGAACCGGGAGTCTTAACAATCAGCGGTGGAACACCTCAAACCGCATCATTTACAATAACATTTGTCAATAGATTTGAAAGAAAAGAAACAATATGGCAGCTTGAAGACAAAATAAGGGATTATATTCACACTTTACCTAACGTAAAGTATACTGATGTCTATGACTACGGAGCAACAGCTTTATCATCAATAAAAGCAAATCTTGATACAACTTTATACTCAGATAATCTCGAAGCTTTAAATAAAACAGGAAACACAATTTTAGAGATAGCAAACAATACACCGGGGCTAAAATCAGCATCTAAAAGCTGGGACATGGATAAGATTGAGTATGAGTTTAAAATAGATAAACAAAAAACAGCTCTTTATAATACAACTCCTTACGATGTAGCTGTTCAAGTAAGTGCTGGCTTGCAAGGTCAGATCTCATCTGTTTTAACCATTCCAAATGAAACAGGATTTTTAATCAGAGTGATTCTTTCGCAAGAACAAAGAAGCTATATAGACCAGTTTAAAAGCTACTTGATAAAAACTCCAAAAGGGTTTGTACCGTTAGAAGCTCTTGGAGAGTTTACTCAAAAAGCAGAGCCGACAATAATCACAAGACAAGCTTTAGATTATACACAGGACGTTTACGGATACAGAGGCACAAATGCTATATCTCACATAATGGAAAACTTCCAGAAAGAGTTTGAAAAGTATGCAAAAACTCATCCAGGTTTTCCACTGCCTAACATAAAGATAGAGCAAACCGGAGATATCCAGCAGATGATGGATTCTATGGGAAGAATGTTTAAAGCTATTTTGATTGGATTGGTAATTTTATATTTAGTTTTAGCAGCAGTGTTTAAATCTTGGAAAGACCCTGTGGCAATTATGTTAGCAATTCCTCTTTCTGTAATAGGTGGTTCATGGTCATTACTGATTGCAGATAAACATATGTGTTTACCGGCTATTATGGGATTTATTCTCCTTGCTGGAATCATAGTTAAAAATTCAATTCTGATTATAGAGTTTATAAAAACATACAGAGAAAAAGGTTACTCTAAGGAAGAGGCTATTTTAGAAAGTGTTAACATAAGAACAAGACCAGTTATGATGACTGCATTCGGGACAGCTGTTGGTATGATACCAATTGCATTAGAATGGGCTATAGGACTTGAAAGACTTTCACCTCTTGCAGTGGTTGCTATAGGTGGTCTAATCGTTGGAACATTTTTAAGCTTAGTGTACGTGCCATTTTTCTATTACTTAATTGATAGAGGTGAAAAAAATGAAAAAACAGCTAATACTTAG